One window of Dyadobacter sandarakinus genomic DNA carries:
- a CDS encoding M64 family metallopeptidase, whose translation MRKTFTFLIMLLPAIAALGQKFDVDTIYKSGRLDNRINVVILGDGFTNAELPRFREEARRFSEFFLGYEPYNHYKNYFNFFAIATPSRESGVTNPGDAPDAYADQPVGKKDTYYEATFGSTIHRLVTVNISKVYDVLAYNLASYDLAVVLVNTEYYGGSGGAVAVHTLHAQANTIGVHEIAHTFSHVNDEYWAGAIYGWEAPNMTVDNNPATIKWKPWLDTDPIGIFRHGDSGGAEKWYKPTTSNCLMELLSQPFCQVCREATTERILEIVNPLEGVTPAVSSTVTLTGDDRTFSLNLVRPEPNTLKVEWRLNGTLLATNQGELTLGPGALSGSAATLTATVYDSTTMSRAAGAVAARTRTAEWKLEKLVLSNPAEAAGLVKIFPNPARDYIHFETRLPGSSQVTLYDRAGRQVASKAFDGYIDLPVPGTAGIYLYRFSNNGREVTGAVAAE comes from the coding sequence ATGAGAAAAACATTTACTTTTCTGATCATGCTTTTGCCGGCAATCGCCGCATTGGGCCAAAAGTTTGATGTAGATACAATTTACAAATCCGGCCGGCTTGACAACAGGATCAATGTAGTGATCCTGGGCGATGGTTTTACCAATGCCGAGCTCCCGCGATTCAGGGAAGAGGCACGCCGGTTTTCTGAGTTTTTTCTGGGGTATGAGCCTTATAATCATTATAAAAACTATTTCAACTTTTTTGCCATAGCCACACCCTCCCGCGAAAGCGGCGTCACCAATCCGGGTGATGCGCCGGACGCCTATGCTGACCAGCCGGTCGGGAAAAAGGACACTTACTATGAGGCGACTTTTGGCAGTACCATTCACAGGCTGGTGACGGTTAACATATCGAAAGTGTATGATGTGCTGGCTTATAACCTGGCTTCCTACGACCTGGCGGTGGTATTGGTAAATACAGAATATTATGGCGGCTCAGGTGGAGCGGTGGCAGTGCACACGCTGCACGCACAGGCCAATACGATCGGTGTGCATGAGATTGCCCATACATTCAGTCATGTGAATGACGAATACTGGGCCGGTGCCATTTACGGCTGGGAAGCGCCCAATATGACCGTCGACAATAATCCGGCAACAATCAAGTGGAAACCCTGGCTCGATACCGATCCCATCGGCATCTTCCGGCATGGAGATTCGGGAGGGGCTGAGAAGTGGTACAAGCCGACTACTTCCAATTGCCTGATGGAGCTGCTGAGTCAGCCTTTCTGCCAGGTATGCCGGGAGGCGACTACGGAGCGTATACTCGAAATCGTGAACCCGCTGGAAGGTGTGACACCGGCTGTCTCATCTACAGTGACACTGACCGGCGACGACCGTACTTTCAGCCTGAACCTGGTACGTCCGGAACCCAATACATTAAAAGTAGAGTGGAGGCTGAATGGTACGCTGCTTGCCACCAACCAGGGTGAGCTGACCCTGGGTCCGGGTGCATTGAGTGGGTCCGCAGCAACGCTTACCGCGACCGTCTACGATTCGACCACCATGAGCCGGGCGGCGGGAGCAGTGGCTGCACGTACCCGGACAGCCGAGTGGAAACTGGAAAAGCTGGTATTATCAAACCCGGCAGAAGCTGCCGGGCTGGTAAAGATTTTTCCTAATCCTGCCAGGGATTACATTCATTTCGAAACCCGCCTGCCGGGTTCCTCGCAGGTAACCTTGTACGACCGCGCCGGGCGCCAGGTAGCTTCAAAAGCATTTGACGGGTACATTGATCTGCCCGTTCCCGGCACGGCAGGCATTTACCTGTACCGGTTCAGTAACAATGGGCGTGAGGTAACCGGTGCCGTCGCAGCGGAGTAG
- a CDS encoding MFS transporter, whose protein sequence is MSEQTTKQTFSGYEKFIIAVLAFLQFTVVLDFMVLSPLGYLLLEKLSITTRQFGIVVSAYAFSAGAAGLLTAGFADKFDRKKMLLFFYTGFIVGTLFCGLAPTYHLLLFARIFTGLFGGVIGSISFAIITDLFPIQVRGRVMGFVQMAFASSQVLGIPIGLYLAKQLDWHAPFLMIVGLSVVVWFLVVGKMKPITGHLQIRSKHNAFTHLGKTLSRPEYLQGFAATTLLATGGFMLMPFGTAYGVANLGILEDQLPTLYMVTGICMLVFSPMIGKLSDKVGKYKVFVLGSVIAAIMTIIYCNLGITPLWIIIVLNVFLFVGITARMISASALMTAVPEPQDRGAFMGINASVQQIAGGIASLIAGLIVSVGSTGHIENYPMLGNVVVLAIAVTLILMYRIHRYATLKTEQTAAVVPAADGTV, encoded by the coding sequence ATGTCTGAACAAACCACCAAACAAACCTTTTCCGGCTATGAGAAATTCATCATAGCCGTGCTCGCTTTTCTTCAGTTTACCGTCGTGCTCGACTTCATGGTCCTGTCGCCCCTGGGGTACCTGCTGCTTGAAAAACTGTCCATTACAACCAGGCAGTTCGGGATCGTCGTTTCGGCTTATGCATTCAGCGCCGGTGCCGCCGGACTCCTTACCGCCGGCTTCGCTGACAAGTTTGACCGTAAAAAAATGCTACTCTTCTTTTACACGGGCTTCATTGTGGGTACCCTGTTTTGCGGACTCGCCCCTACCTATCACCTGCTGCTGTTCGCGAGGATTTTCACAGGATTGTTTGGCGGTGTGATCGGGTCAATCAGCTTCGCGATCATCACTGACCTTTTCCCGATCCAGGTTCGCGGCCGCGTAATGGGATTTGTGCAAATGGCCTTTGCCAGCAGCCAGGTACTCGGCATTCCCATCGGGCTTTACCTGGCCAAGCAGCTCGACTGGCATGCTCCGTTCCTGATGATCGTCGGGCTGAGTGTGGTCGTATGGTTTTTGGTAGTTGGTAAAATGAAGCCCATCACCGGTCACCTGCAGATCCGCTCGAAGCACAATGCATTCACGCATCTTGGCAAAACCCTGAGCCGGCCCGAGTACCTGCAGGGTTTCGCGGCTACTACCCTGCTCGCGACCGGAGGCTTTATGCTGATGCCTTTCGGCACAGCCTACGGGGTAGCCAACCTGGGCATTCTCGAAGATCAGCTTCCTACCTTATATATGGTGACCGGAATTTGCATGCTCGTATTCAGCCCGATGATCGGCAAGCTGAGTGACAAGGTCGGCAAGTACAAAGTGTTTGTGCTCGGTTCCGTAATCGCAGCCATCATGACGATCATTTATTGCAATCTTGGCATTACCCCACTCTGGATTATCATTGTGCTCAACGTATTTCTTTTCGTAGGAATCACTGCCCGCATGATCTCGGCATCCGCCCTGATGACCGCCGTGCCCGAGCCCCAGGACCGGGGTGCGTTCATGGGTATCAATGCGTCGGTGCAGCAGATTGCCGGTGGCATTGCTTCCCTGATTGCCGGCCTGATCGTGTCCGTCGGCAGTACGGGACATATAGAAAACTACCCGATGCTCGGGAATGTAGTAGTACTCGCAATTGCTGTGACCCTCATTTTGATGTACCGTATTCACCGGTATGCTACCCTAAAAACCGAGCAGACGGCGGCAGTGGTACCTGCTGCGGACGGGACGGTTTAA
- a CDS encoding Ppx/GppA phosphatase family protein produces the protein MKRLTVAGRLLITAIILGAIFLGYKYLGGQNALQQMATDRAQSSETQATNTDTSATTEPTRSGEATTAQTASFEYSAPEPVNGKLRGVVELGASGFNSFIIRVDDAKRWKLEKSEFGNSLVTENMATDEDVRIGLKKYISSMLDFGVGSKDIHFVVSSGAAKADVTVKITRVLKSLGYVVNQVTPEQEGQLGLKSVLPAGFADKAFVVDIGSGNTKISWLENARIQALESYGAKYFQEGTSDDKVTQDVKSKAAKIPQSLRKTCFIIGGVPFEMAKEVRKGKERYTILGTPESYAKLTNAKSKAGVNIYKSVAEETGCQQFVFDWDANFTIGFLLGL, from the coding sequence ATGAAACGACTGACAGTTGCAGGACGGTTACTGATCACAGCGATCATTCTTGGCGCTATATTCCTGGGATACAAGTACCTAGGAGGCCAGAATGCCTTGCAGCAAATGGCTACCGACCGGGCACAAAGCTCCGAAACGCAGGCTACCAACACGGATACCAGTGCCACAACTGAGCCGACTCGAAGCGGTGAAGCTACCACTGCACAGACTGCTTCCTTCGAGTACAGTGCACCCGAGCCGGTCAATGGCAAACTCCGCGGCGTGGTGGAGCTCGGTGCGAGCGGATTTAACTCCTTCATCATCCGGGTTGACGATGCGAAACGATGGAAGCTCGAGAAATCTGAATTCGGCAACAGCCTGGTAACTGAAAACATGGCTACCGATGAAGATGTACGGATCGGTTTAAAAAAGTATATCAGCAGCATGCTCGATTTTGGTGTAGGGAGTAAGGATATCCATTTCGTTGTCAGCTCGGGAGCGGCCAAAGCAGATGTTACCGTAAAGATCACACGGGTATTGAAGTCGCTGGGATATGTGGTTAACCAGGTTACGCCCGAGCAGGAAGGACAGCTCGGACTAAAATCGGTACTACCGGCAGGCTTCGCCGATAAGGCATTCGTGGTGGATATTGGCTCGGGAAATACCAAAATTTCCTGGCTGGAAAATGCACGTATCCAGGCTTTGGAATCGTATGGCGCCAAGTATTTTCAGGAAGGTACCAGTGACGACAAGGTGACGCAGGATGTTAAATCAAAAGCAGCCAAAATTCCGCAGTCGCTTCGTAAAACCTGCTTTATCATCGGAGGCGTTCCCTTCGAAATGGCGAAGGAGGTAAGGAAAGGAAAAGAGCGCTATACAATTCTGGGTACGCCTGAAAGTTATGCAAAGTTGACGAATGCAAAGTCCAAAGCAGGAGTTAACATTTATAAATCTGTTGCAGAAGAAACCGGATGCCAGCAATTTGTTTTCGACTGGGATGCCAACTTCACAATCGGCTTTTTGCTGGGTTTGTAA
- a CDS encoding ParA family protein: protein MKIISIVNNKGGVGKTTSAQSIAAGLSKFANARVLVIDLDAQASLTKSFGITHAGLKKDSGSFITGEYEFDEIVKKVGSIDVLPGSAEMIHREDTIKSAPVFPFNLKIALEKVKDRYDFVIIDCPPALYGNTRLALVSCHQYYVPLQAEFLSYEGLRNFLVYSAEIKKISPNTNLGGVFATRYNPKIRKKISHELISATREQLGEVFMESYIRDNIALSEAQANGTTIFDYAPHSNGAEDYYKLTKEILERINN, encoded by the coding sequence ATGAAGATCATCAGTATTGTTAACAACAAGGGTGGCGTTGGTAAAACAACTTCTGCCCAAAGCATTGCTGCCGGCCTCAGCAAATTTGCCAATGCCCGGGTGCTGGTTATAGACCTCGACGCACAGGCTAGCCTGACCAAAAGTTTTGGCATTACCCACGCAGGGTTAAAAAAAGACAGCGGCTCGTTTATCACGGGCGAGTACGAGTTTGACGAGATTGTCAAGAAGGTCGGGAGTATTGATGTGCTGCCGGGCTCGGCTGAAATGATCCACCGGGAAGACACCATCAAGTCGGCACCCGTGTTTCCGTTTAACCTGAAAATAGCGCTGGAAAAAGTGAAGGACCGCTATGACTTTGTGATCATCGACTGTCCTCCCGCCCTGTACGGCAACACCCGGCTTGCACTTGTTTCGTGCCACCAGTATTATGTACCCTTGCAGGCGGAATTCCTGAGCTACGAAGGTTTGCGCAACTTTCTGGTGTACTCGGCGGAGATTAAGAAGATCAGTCCGAATACAAATCTGGGCGGTGTATTTGCGACCCGGTACAACCCGAAGATCCGTAAAAAGATCAGCCACGAACTGATCAGCGCTACCCGGGAGCAACTTGGTGAGGTGTTTATGGAATCGTACATTCGCGACAACATTGCATTGTCAGAGGCACAGGCCAATGGTACGACCATATTTGATTACGCTCCGCACAGCAACGGAGCCGAAGACTATTACAAGCTGACCAAGGAAATATTAGAACGAATCAATAATTGA
- a CDS encoding alpha/beta fold hydrolase, protein MKKLGTLLLLLAIIWAAPVHAQQDSLRNLDINLENYEYPFPVSYLSFDTQGERLKMAYMDIEPDKPNGRNIMLLHGKNFNGAYWEQTARALSALGFRVIMPDQIGFGKSSKPLHFQYSFHELAAHTREILDTLGINKTIVLGHSMGGMLATRFTLMYPERIEKLVLVNPLGLEDYKLKVPYQPIDKWYLTELKSNVTSIKNYQLTSYYDGKWKENYTRWANLLAGWTLNKEYPRIAWNAALTYDMIYTQPVCYEFGKIAAPTLLIIGQRDRSAVGKNLAPESLRATLGNFPELGKATQARIKGSKLVPLDNIGHLPHIEDFDRFFTALKPFIIP, encoded by the coding sequence ATGAAAAAGTTAGGTACCCTGCTGCTTCTGCTGGCAATAATTTGGGCAGCACCTGTGCATGCCCAGCAGGACTCCCTGCGCAACCTCGACATTAATCTGGAAAACTATGAATATCCGTTTCCGGTCTCGTACCTGAGCTTTGATACGCAGGGAGAAAGGCTGAAAATGGCGTACATGGACATCGAGCCGGACAAGCCAAATGGCAGGAATATCATGCTCCTCCATGGCAAGAACTTCAATGGCGCCTACTGGGAACAAACGGCCCGCGCATTGTCAGCGCTGGGTTTTCGCGTCATTATGCCCGACCAGATCGGGTTTGGGAAGTCGTCCAAACCCCTGCATTTTCAATACTCCTTTCACGAGCTGGCAGCCCATACCCGCGAGATCCTCGATACACTTGGCATCAACAAAACGATCGTACTTGGACATTCCATGGGAGGAATGCTGGCGACCCGGTTTACCCTGATGTACCCCGAGCGGATCGAGAAACTGGTGCTGGTCAATCCGCTGGGCCTGGAAGATTATAAGTTGAAAGTACCCTATCAGCCTATCGACAAATGGTACCTCACTGAGTTGAAAAGCAACGTTACGTCCATTAAAAATTATCAGCTTACCAGCTACTATGACGGTAAATGGAAGGAAAACTATACCCGCTGGGCGAACCTCCTTGCGGGCTGGACGCTCAATAAAGAATATCCGCGCATTGCCTGGAACGCGGCCTTGACGTACGACATGATTTATACGCAGCCTGTGTGCTACGAATTTGGAAAAATTGCAGCGCCTACCCTGCTCATCATCGGGCAGCGCGACCGCAGCGCGGTAGGTAAAAACCTTGCGCCTGAATCCTTGCGCGCTACCCTGGGCAACTTTCCCGAACTCGGAAAAGCCACCCAGGCCAGGATCAAAGGCAGCAAACTTGTACCGCTCGACAACATCGGGCACCTGCCGCACATTGAAGATTTTGACCGGTTTTTCACGGCTCTGAAACCCTTTATCATACCATGA
- a CDS encoding DUF1501 domain-containing protein, with product MSQHHDDEFRINHPDFDRLHRQMDRRRFLTRTSLGLGALAMGSLLGADKLSGARATMGAGAPGKTLEEDILGALPHIAPKAKRVVYLFMSGGPSQFETFDYKPALVKLAGQNLPDSVRKGQRLTGMSANQSDLPVVPSVYHFNQHGKNGTWVSELLPYTAKVVDELCIVKSIYSEAINHDPAITFFQTGNQLPGRPSIGSWVSYGLGSDNKNLPAFIVLVSKNGSKDQPLYARLWGNGFLPSEHQGVQFRSGKDPVLFLNNPEGYDGQDRKQMLDYLTRLNHLQNETYGDPEVDARIAQYEMAYRMQTSVPEVMDIRNEPDEVFDLYGPDSRDSGTYAANCLLARKLLEKDVKFVQLYHQGWDNHGGLPKGIAEQCKKTDQATAALIVDLKRRGLLDDTLVIWGGEFGRTVYSQGKLTATDYGRDHHPRCFTMWMAGAGVKPGITFGETDDFSYNIVKDPVHVHDFQATLMHLMGVDHERLTYKYQGRRFRLTDVHGQLVKGILA from the coding sequence ATGTCACAACATCACGATGACGAGTTCAGGATCAATCACCCGGATTTTGACCGGCTTCACCGCCAGATGGATCGCCGGCGGTTCCTTACGCGAACTTCACTCGGGCTGGGTGCGCTGGCCATGGGATCACTGCTCGGGGCCGACAAGCTTTCCGGAGCCAGGGCCACAATGGGTGCCGGGGCTCCGGGCAAAACGCTGGAGGAGGATATACTTGGCGCACTTCCCCACATAGCGCCCAAAGCCAAGCGGGTCGTGTACCTTTTTATGAGCGGGGGACCTTCCCAATTTGAAACATTCGATTACAAGCCCGCACTGGTGAAGCTGGCCGGACAGAACCTGCCCGACTCCGTCAGGAAGGGTCAGCGGCTTACAGGAATGAGTGCCAATCAGAGTGACCTGCCCGTCGTGCCGTCGGTTTACCATTTTAATCAACATGGAAAAAATGGTACCTGGGTGAGCGAGCTGCTGCCTTATACGGCCAAAGTGGTGGATGAACTTTGTATTGTAAAATCAATTTATTCCGAGGCCATCAACCACGATCCGGCCATTACTTTTTTTCAGACCGGCAACCAGCTTCCTGGTCGCCCGTCCATCGGATCGTGGGTGAGCTATGGTCTGGGTTCGGACAATAAGAACCTGCCTGCTTTCATTGTGCTTGTCTCCAAAAACGGGTCGAAGGACCAGCCTCTGTATGCACGGCTTTGGGGAAACGGGTTTTTACCATCCGAGCACCAGGGTGTACAGTTCCGCTCGGGAAAGGACCCTGTGTTGTTCCTGAATAATCCGGAAGGGTACGACGGGCAGGACCGCAAACAAATGCTCGACTATCTTACACGCCTCAACCATCTGCAGAATGAAACCTATGGAGACCCGGAGGTAGATGCGCGCATTGCACAATATGAAATGGCCTATCGCATGCAGACCTCGGTGCCGGAGGTGATGGACATCCGCAACGAGCCTGACGAAGTTTTTGACCTGTATGGTCCCGACAGCCGCGATTCGGGTACCTATGCAGCAAACTGCCTCCTGGCGCGTAAGCTGCTCGAAAAGGATGTAAAATTTGTTCAGCTCTATCATCAGGGATGGGACAACCACGGCGGGCTTCCCAAAGGTATCGCTGAGCAATGCAAAAAGACAGATCAGGCAACAGCTGCATTGATCGTAGACCTGAAAAGACGGGGATTGCTGGACGACACGCTGGTGATCTGGGGCGGCGAGTTTGGCCGCACGGTTTACTCGCAGGGAAAGCTGACGGCCACGGACTACGGTCGCGACCATCATCCGCGCTGCTTTACCATGTGGATGGCCGGCGCTGGCGTGAAGCCCGGCATTACGTTCGGTGAAACAGATGATTTCAGTTACAATATTGTCAAAGATCCGGTACATGTCCATGACTTCCAGGCTACCCTTATGCACCTCATGGGCGTGGATCATGAAAGGCTTACGTACAAGTACCAGGGCCGCAGGTTCAGGTTGACGGATGTTCACGGACAGTTGGTCAAAGGTATTCTGGCATAG
- a CDS encoding HsdM family class I SAM-dependent methyltransferase, whose translation MASQTRTYEKKKLLGQIYTPPFIVEKILRDAGFYDHYRSGFRVLDPACGDGRFLVPVARHIIDCSSSETLLQNLEGLHGWDIDADAIEACRKNLDALVAPLGITVKWNLQKRDALKRVRSRERFDLITGNPPYIRIQHLPEAQRKYIQQHYKFCRSGSTDAYIAFFELSAKLLSDNGVCALITPNSYFRSETGKPLRAFFYERQNLLQLTDYGTFSVFGNAATYSAVTIFSKYRSPHFRFEQCVDSAFNCISRLASPDELPESGNWHFSVVAQTRETGVRLGDICRISVGLVTLADAHFIFRIIHEKEALVYAESKDGATVYLEKTMLRPVIKGSKLKSAQDSVVEYILFPYRKDESGKHRIIPEPVMQQEFPHTYAYLLKVKPDLNRRDNGKPNPAAWYAFGRAQGLDQTFGKKIIFSPINRQPNFVLYENPDVTVYSGYFIKYDGNYEALLAHLNSDKMADFIAVAGKDFQGGYKGYNKKIIENFMLPVNPG comes from the coding sequence ATGGCATCGCAAACACGCACTTACGAGAAGAAGAAGCTCCTCGGACAAATTTATACACCCCCTTTCATTGTTGAGAAAATTTTGAGGGATGCCGGATTTTACGATCATTACCGGTCCGGTTTCCGCGTGCTCGACCCAGCCTGCGGCGACGGGCGATTTCTGGTGCCGGTTGCCCGCCATATTATTGATTGTTCATCGTCCGAGACACTTTTGCAAAACCTGGAAGGTTTGCATGGCTGGGACATTGATGCCGACGCGATTGAGGCTTGCCGCAAAAATCTGGATGCACTGGTCGCGCCACTCGGGATTACCGTAAAGTGGAACCTGCAAAAGCGGGACGCCCTTAAACGGGTTCGATCGCGCGAGCGCTTTGACCTGATTACCGGCAATCCGCCTTACATCCGCATCCAGCATTTACCCGAAGCCCAGCGCAAATACATTCAGCAGCATTATAAATTTTGCAGGTCGGGCTCAACCGACGCCTACATTGCCTTCTTCGAGCTGAGTGCCAAGCTGCTCAGCGACAATGGTGTATGCGCACTGATCACACCCAATTCCTATTTCCGGTCCGAGACGGGCAAGCCGCTGCGTGCCTTTTTTTATGAGCGGCAAAATCTTTTACAGCTTACAGACTATGGCACATTCTCTGTATTCGGGAATGCAGCGACCTACTCGGCGGTCACCATTTTTTCAAAATACAGGTCACCGCATTTCCGGTTTGAGCAGTGCGTAGACAGTGCGTTTAATTGTATAAGCCGGCTGGCCTCTCCCGATGAACTTCCGGAATCGGGCAACTGGCATTTTTCCGTGGTGGCTCAAACCAGGGAGACAGGCGTACGATTGGGAGACATTTGCCGGATCTCGGTGGGCCTTGTCACGCTTGCTGATGCGCATTTTATTTTCAGGATTATTCATGAAAAAGAGGCGCTGGTGTATGCTGAGAGTAAGGATGGAGCCACTGTGTACCTCGAAAAAACGATGTTGCGGCCTGTCATCAAAGGGTCCAAGTTAAAAAGTGCACAGGATTCCGTCGTCGAGTACATCCTTTTTCCATACCGGAAAGATGAATCGGGCAAGCACCGGATCATTCCGGAACCGGTCATGCAGCAGGAGTTTCCGCATACGTATGCCTACCTCCTTAAAGTAAAACCCGACCTCAATCGTCGTGATAATGGAAAGCCCAACCCGGCAGCCTGGTATGCATTCGGCAGAGCGCAGGGACTCGATCAGACATTTGGAAAAAAGATCATCTTTTCACCCATTAACCGGCAACCCAATTTTGTGCTCTACGAGAACCCGGACGTAACAGTTTATTCGGGATATTTCATTAAATATGACGGCAATTATGAAGCTTTGCTCGCACATCTTAATTCCGACAAAATGGCTGATTTTATTGCAGTTGCAGGCAAGGATTTTCAGGGCGGGTATAAAGGTTACAACAAAAAAATCATAGAGAACTTCATGCTGCCCGTCAACCCGGGATAG
- a CDS encoding NmrA family NAD(P)-binding protein, whose product MHIVLGASGQVGSAVVKKLIDKNVPVRAIVRSEEKVMNLLAMGAEVAVADARDLPSLQKAFQGGTSLFVLTPETGQELDVLGETSVILENYRHAWEGAGIDRLVGLSSIGAQHDHGTGNLLMSNLLEHAFDGMRVHKTFIRPAYFFSNWLAFLPVIKESGILPTYFPLDLAIPMVAPLEVATCIVNEMLLDVEKPRTKTVEVLGPGLYTSLDVAEAFSDALNTEVVPSRIPRELWSSSLAQIGFTPDAIRNFIEMTDAVIDGRAAAEGVDTIYTKVTLREFIKASV is encoded by the coding sequence ATGCATATTGTACTCGGTGCTTCCGGACAGGTCGGCTCGGCTGTTGTCAAAAAACTGATCGATAAGAACGTTCCCGTGCGGGCCATTGTCCGCAGTGAAGAAAAGGTCATGAACCTGCTCGCCATGGGAGCCGAAGTTGCAGTCGCCGATGCCCGGGACCTGCCCTCGCTGCAAAAGGCATTTCAGGGTGGCACTTCGCTCTTTGTACTGACACCCGAAACGGGCCAGGAGCTGGATGTGCTTGGAGAAACGTCGGTGATCCTGGAAAACTACCGGCATGCGTGGGAGGGAGCTGGCATTGACCGGCTCGTAGGACTTTCCTCCATTGGTGCGCAGCATGACCATGGTACCGGCAATCTGCTGATGTCCAACCTGCTCGAACATGCCTTTGATGGCATGCGCGTGCACAAGACCTTTATCCGCCCGGCCTATTTTTTCAGCAACTGGCTGGCTTTTTTGCCGGTTATTAAAGAAAGTGGCATCCTGCCGACCTATTTTCCGCTTGACCTTGCCATACCCATGGTTGCCCCGCTGGAAGTAGCCACATGCATCGTGAATGAAATGTTGCTGGACGTTGAAAAACCAAGAACAAAAACCGTGGAAGTACTCGGACCGGGCTTGTACACATCCCTGGATGTAGCAGAGGCTTTTTCGGACGCTTTGAACACGGAGGTGGTACCCAGCAGGATTCCGCGGGAGCTTTGGAGCAGCAGCCTGGCACAGATCGGGTTTACGCCGGACGCCATCCGCAACTTTATAGAAATGACCGATGCCGTGATTGACGGGAGAGCTGCCGCGGAGGGTGTTGATACCATTTATACCAAAGTAACCCTCCGGGAATTTATTAAAGCATCGGTTTAG
- a CDS encoding sugar phosphate isomerase/epimerase family protein, translating into MLKLGFNSAILADFSFEHVIGFAGNHGFACVEMMCWPANNTDSRRYAGVTHINVGDLTTEAVSGIRHSLKEAGVFISALGYYPNPLDPDPQKSEYYIEHIKEVIRGAARLDVPVVTTFIGRDPAKSMKENLARFADVWPAIVKVAEENNVKIAIENCPMFFTDDEWPGGKNLAISPAVWDIMFEKIPSPILGLNYDPSHMVWQMMDEIKPIYNYKDRLHHVHLKDVKVYKDKLDRVGIMANPLEFHSPKLPGLGDVNWRAFFAALTDVRYRGPVVIEVEDKAYEGNISDVQTAILTSRNYLKQFLG; encoded by the coding sequence ATGCTCAAATTAGGTTTTAACAGCGCGATTCTTGCAGATTTCAGCTTCGAGCATGTTATTGGTTTTGCCGGTAATCATGGTTTTGCATGTGTGGAAATGATGTGCTGGCCTGCCAATAATACCGATAGCCGACGATATGCAGGGGTTACTCACATCAATGTAGGGGACCTCACCACCGAGGCAGTTTCCGGCATACGCCATAGCCTGAAAGAAGCAGGCGTTTTCATATCAGCCCTCGGGTATTATCCCAATCCGCTTGATCCGGACCCACAAAAATCGGAATACTATATTGAACACATCAAGGAAGTTATCCGCGGAGCAGCCAGGCTGGATGTGCCCGTAGTTACCACCTTTATCGGCCGTGATCCTGCAAAAAGCATGAAAGAGAACCTTGCCCGTTTTGCGGATGTCTGGCCTGCTATCGTGAAGGTTGCCGAGGAGAATAATGTGAAAATTGCCATCGAAAACTGCCCGATGTTTTTCACAGATGATGAGTGGCCGGGTGGCAAAAACCTTGCTATAAGCCCAGCGGTATGGGATATTATGTTCGAAAAAATACCAAGCCCTATACTCGGGCTGAATTATGATCCTTCACATATGGTATGGCAGATGATGGACGAAATCAAGCCTATTTACAATTATAAAGACAGGCTGCATCACGTTCATTTGAAGGATGTTAAGGTTTACAAAGATAAATTGGACAGGGTGGGGATTATGGCCAATCCGCTGGAATTCCATTCACCCAAGCTGCCGGGACTCGGTGATGTCAACTGGCGTGCCTTTTTTGCTGCATTAACGGATGTTCGCTACCGGGGTCCTGTGGTGATAGAAGTGGAAGACAAAGCCTACGAAGGAAATATTTCCGATGTACAAACCGCCATACTCACCAGCCGCAACTACCTCAAACAATTTTTAGGCTGA